From Bacteroidota bacterium, one genomic window encodes:
- a CDS encoding T9SS type A sorting domain-containing protein, with amino-acid sequence MIQIKYFRTTFFLIFLSLYGIVGPGNSYAAPGDTIVVHGFQNYLHQNCNSGTGTFAFPSDTLNSYKVMLRYELSCPAFGCDIYDRIATLKLLRHTGTYDSTLTIAPNFIVDGNRQDSIWFMRDTSYQYSYNTQTSSIDSVPFPSLQIVFYSDTLNPLSPTDTLTAWPSYYNQYVFDANGIATDSVLVQPDSMVYYLPDSVYSDPFEVIEPIEIARAITPYGQGVVLWYDVSDYKPLLKDSVTLYTYVCGYSNGWQVTTDFYFIEGTPPIHPYKITNLWNGTFPYGNTGNPIENHLQPISISIDSQAVYSKIRLVTTGHGFGGYPNQNVAEFYDVTHHLVAGTDTLSQHLWRSDCGNNPLYPQGAPGYSSTWFYQRANWCPGSYVTPHDYNVSSLAQPGGSLVVDYNMQPYTVTGGPSGWYPPEYYIQSQAIFYDQLNYSNNAAILEIRKPNGAFEYNRLNPVCDGTQPQILIKNYGTNPLTSLTINYGIDGSTVNSLQWTGSLDFLDTISIDLPAIIYGAGNHTFTAYLENPNLSPDEFVFDDTMNSDFVATNIINANGLWIQLKNDGSPNEASWDIRDANDNVVFSRPAFPGAYAISNDTVYLANGCYTVSVYDSYGDGLCCYGGGQGFFSINKIDGNVLYYVKDFGASFSKSITLDNTLSIPENKTIENFFIYPNPARDNIWLNTSIENGDASVEIHDISGRMIYMNEKLIITDHRLDINTSNFQSGVYFIRLSAGGSSMTKKLIIH; translated from the coding sequence ATGATTCAAATTAAATACTTCAGAACTACCTTCTTTTTGATTTTTTTAAGCCTCTACGGAATTGTCGGGCCCGGAAACTCTTATGCGGCTCCCGGGGATACAATTGTTGTCCATGGCTTTCAAAATTATCTCCATCAAAATTGTAATTCCGGAACGGGAACTTTTGCATTTCCTTCTGATACTTTGAATTCGTACAAAGTGATGTTGCGTTATGAATTAAGTTGTCCTGCTTTTGGTTGCGATATTTATGATCGAATCGCGACATTAAAATTGCTTCGTCATACAGGTACCTATGATTCAACGCTTACCATTGCTCCGAATTTTATTGTAGATGGGAACAGACAGGATTCAATCTGGTTTATGAGAGATACTTCATATCAGTATTCTTACAACACACAAACCAGCAGCATAGATTCAGTCCCATTTCCATCCCTCCAGATAGTTTTCTACAGCGATACACTTAATCCGCTTTCTCCTACAGATACTCTCACAGCCTGGCCTTCCTATTACAATCAGTATGTTTTTGATGCCAATGGAATAGCAACAGATTCTGTTCTGGTTCAACCCGATTCCATGGTTTATTATCTCCCTGATTCGGTTTATTCGGATCCGTTTGAAGTCATTGAGCCGATTGAAATTGCCAGAGCTATTACTCCCTATGGACAAGGTGTTGTTTTATGGTATGATGTATCGGATTACAAACCCTTGTTAAAAGACAGTGTTACTTTGTATACTTATGTTTGCGGGTACAGCAATGGCTGGCAGGTCACTACTGACTTCTATTTCATTGAAGGAACACCTCCGATACATCCATATAAAATTACCAATCTGTGGAATGGAACTTTTCCCTATGGAAACACCGGCAATCCAATTGAAAATCATTTGCAGCCGATTTCAATTTCGATAGATTCTCAGGCAGTTTACTCGAAAATCAGATTGGTCACTACCGGACATGGATTTGGAGGTTACCCGAATCAGAATGTAGCGGAATTCTATGACGTGACACACCATTTGGTGGCTGGTACCGATACTTTATCACAGCATCTCTGGCGATCAGATTGTGGTAACAATCCACTTTATCCACAAGGCGCTCCCGGCTATTCCAGTACCTGGTTTTATCAACGCGCGAATTGGTGTCCGGGATCTTATGTAACTCCCCACGACTACAATGTGAGTTCACTCGCTCAGCCGGGAGGTTCATTGGTGGTTGATTATAACATGCAACCATACACAGTTACCGGAGGTCCTTCAGGCTGGTATCCACCGGAATATTATATACAGTCACAGGCAATTTTTTATGATCAGTTGAACTATAGCAATAACGCCGCAATTCTTGAAATCCGTAAACCGAATGGAGCTTTTGAATACAATCGTCTCAATCCGGTATGTGACGGAACCCAGCCGCAAATCCTGATTAAAAATTATGGAACCAATCCATTGACTTCGCTCACTATAAATTATGGTATTGATGGCTCTACGGTGAATTCTCTTCAATGGACAGGGTCCCTTGATTTTCTTGATACAATCAGTATTGACTTGCCTGCAATTATCTATGGAGCAGGAAATCATACGTTCACTGCATACCTGGAGAATCCTAATCTAAGTCCTGATGAATTTGTTTTTGATGATACAATGAATTCCGATTTTGTAGCTACCAATATCATAAATGCAAATGGTTTATGGATTCAATTGAAAAATGATGGCTCACCAAATGAAGCTTCCTGGGACATCCGTGATGCAAATGACAACGTTGTCTTTTCACGTCCGGCTTTTCCCGGAGCTTACGCGATTTCCAATGATACCGTTTACCTCGCAAATGGTTGTTATACTGTAAGTGTCTATGACAGCTATGGCGATGGTTTATGTTGTTATGGAGGAGGGCAGGGATTTTTCAGTATAAATAAAATTGATGGAAATGTGTTGTACTATGTAAAAGACTTTGGCGCATCCTTTTCAAAGAGTATCACATTGGACAATACACTCAGCATTCCTGAAAATAAAACAATTGAAAACTTCTTTATCTATCCGAATCCTGCCAGAGATAATATCTGGTTGAATACATCCATTGAGAATGGTGATGCATCCGTTGAAATCCATGACATCAGTGGAAGGATGATTTATATGAATGAAAAACTCATTATCACTGATCATCGTCTTGATATCAATACAAGCAATTTTCAATCCGGCGTATATTTCATCCGGCTTTCAGCAGGAGGGAGCAGCATGACAAAAAAACTGATCATCCATTAA
- a CDS encoding PD40 domain-containing protein, whose protein sequence is MKPNRLFITLSLISFCTLLFAQLPDTDIFLTGIKKEGGKYTFTTPENITKRIGYDNQPCFSKDGKSILYVSVVDTTQSDIYSVDLGSKKISQLTNTKESEFSPTYSPDGKNLTVVRVDQDSGQRAYLLPENLLTSAQQIKGTDSIGYFCWLNDSLLSMFILGPSNTLQVLNTHSGQRTLIASDIGRCLKLAPDKKSLNFVVKANEKEWFIYSMNIQTLKTERLVQTISGNEDFAFLPDNTLLMGSEGKLYSWKAGSDTQWNELADFSSTVHAFYRISVNADGSRLALVAFTGQKP, encoded by the coding sequence ATGAAACCAAACAGGCTATTTATTACTTTATCATTGATTTCATTTTGTACACTTTTGTTCGCGCAATTACCGGACACAGATATCTTTTTAACCGGAATTAAAAAAGAAGGTGGCAAATACACATTTACAACACCAGAGAACATTACAAAAAGAATAGGCTACGACAATCAGCCTTGTTTCAGTAAGGACGGAAAATCCATTCTGTATGTGAGTGTGGTTGATACGACACAATCGGATATTTATTCTGTGGATTTAGGAAGCAAAAAGATTAGTCAGCTTACCAACACCAAAGAAAGCGAGTTCTCCCCTACTTATAGTCCTGATGGGAAAAACCTGACTGTGGTTCGGGTAGATCAGGATTCAGGTCAGAGAGCATATTTATTACCTGAAAATTTACTTACATCCGCTCAACAAATCAAAGGCACTGATTCGATAGGCTATTTCTGCTGGCTCAACGATTCTCTATTATCCATGTTTATCCTTGGTCCTTCAAATACACTTCAGGTGCTGAATACTCATAGCGGACAGCGTACGTTAATTGCAAGTGATATTGGTCGCTGTTTAAAACTGGCACCGGATAAGAAATCACTCAACTTTGTTGTGAAAGCGAATGAAAAAGAATGGTTCATCTATTCAATGAATATTCAGACATTAAAAACAGAAAGATTGGTTCAGACTATTTCAGGCAATGAAGATTTCGCTTTCCTGCCTGATAACACTTTGTTGATGGGTAGTGAAGGAAAATTGTATAGCTGGAAAGCCGGATCTGACACTCAGTGGAACGAACTGGCAGATTTTAGTTCAACGGTTCATGCTTTTTACAGGATCTCTGTAAATGCTGATGGTTCAAGGCTTGCTTTGGTTGCATTCACAGGACAAAAACCATGA